A genomic segment from Truepera sp. encodes:
- a CDS encoding CoA-acylating methylmalonate-semialdehyde dehydrogenase, which translates to MIDTAQELLNYVGGEWQRSRSGTHQDVHNPATAATIARVPMSAKDEVDEAVKAGVAAYKAWRETPVVDRIKPLFKLRELLIANADELGRTITNEAGKTYAESMGEMARGVENVEVACGTPYMMQGTNNEDIAHGIDEHMIRQPLGVVAAITPFNFPGMIPLWFLPYAVATGNCFLLKPSEKVPMTTQLLFRLLEEAGFPPGVVGLVNGGKETVDAILDHPDVKAISFVGSTPVARYIYSRATANGKRAQCQGGAKNPAVIMPDAEMTMATRILTDSAFGCAGQRCLATSVAITVGDARKEFTERLVAAAEQRKVGYGLEKGVEMGPVISAESRSRIAGLIDKGVSQGARLLTGGAEAAVDGFRDGYFMHPTVLDDVAPGSELAKTEVFGPVLSMMHASSLDEAISWVNDRAFGNQASIFTSSGSAARQFRHQAIAGNIGINLGVAAPMAFFPFSGWSDSFFGDLHAQGAHGIEFYTQTKIVIERWPESWSRTF; encoded by the coding sequence ATGATCGATACGGCACAGGAGCTTCTCAACTACGTCGGCGGCGAATGGCAGCGTTCGCGGTCCGGCACGCATCAAGACGTACACAACCCCGCCACTGCCGCGACGATCGCGCGCGTGCCCATGAGCGCCAAGGACGAGGTCGACGAAGCGGTGAAGGCCGGCGTGGCGGCGTACAAGGCGTGGCGCGAAACGCCCGTGGTCGACCGGATCAAGCCGCTATTCAAGCTGCGCGAGTTGCTCATCGCGAACGCTGACGAACTCGGCCGCACCATCACCAACGAGGCCGGCAAGACCTACGCGGAGAGCATGGGCGAGATGGCGCGCGGCGTTGAGAACGTCGAGGTGGCCTGCGGCACGCCTTACATGATGCAGGGCACCAACAACGAAGACATCGCCCACGGCATCGACGAGCACATGATCCGCCAGCCGCTCGGCGTGGTGGCGGCCATCACGCCGTTCAACTTCCCGGGCATGATCCCGCTGTGGTTCCTGCCTTACGCCGTGGCGACTGGCAACTGCTTCCTGCTCAAGCCGAGCGAGAAAGTGCCCATGACCACCCAGCTGCTGTTCCGCCTCCTCGAGGAGGCCGGCTTCCCGCCCGGCGTGGTGGGGCTGGTCAACGGTGGCAAGGAGACGGTCGACGCGATCCTGGACCACCCCGACGTCAAGGCCATCTCCTTCGTGGGCTCTACGCCCGTCGCGCGCTACATCTACTCCCGCGCCACCGCGAACGGCAAGCGGGCCCAGTGCCAGGGAGGGGCCAAGAACCCCGCCGTCATAATGCCCGACGCCGAGATGACGATGGCCACGCGCATCCTGACCGACTCCGCGTTCGGTTGCGCCGGCCAGCGTTGCCTCGCCACCTCGGTCGCCATCACGGTGGGCGACGCGCGTAAGGAGTTCACCGAGCGCCTGGTGGCGGCAGCCGAGCAGCGCAAGGTCGGGTACGGCCTCGAGAAGGGCGTGGAGATGGGCCCCGTCATCTCCGCGGAGTCACGCAGCCGCATAGCCGGCCTGATCGACAAGGGCGTCAGCCAGGGCGCCCGCCTGCTGACGGGCGGCGCTGAGGCCGCGGTGGACGGCTTCCGAGACGGTTACTTCATGCACCCGACGGTGCTCGATGACGTGGCCCCCGGCAGTGAGCTCGCCAAGACCGAGGTCTTCGGCCCCGTGCTGTCGATGATGCACGCCTCGAGCCTCGACGAGGCCATCAGCTGGGTCAACGACCGCGCCTTCGGCAACCAAGCCTCCATCTTCACCAGCTCCGGCAGCGCCGCCCGCCAGTTCCGGCACCAGGCGATAGCCGGCAACATCGGCATCAACTTAGGGGTCGCGGCGCCCATGGCGTTCTTCCCGTTCAGCGGTTGGAGCGACAGCTTCTTCGGTGACTTGCACGCGCAGGGAGCGCACGGAATCGAGTTCTACACGCAAACGAAGATCGTCATCGAGCGGTGGCCCGAGAGCTGGAGCCGCACCTTCTGA
- a CDS encoding NAD(P)-dependent oxidoreductase, with translation MEQHELSLAQLQDSFSETYPRYTKNEATVEADRCLYCFDAPCIKACPTSIDVPTFIRQIANDNLLGAATTILESNLMGHSCGRVCPVDELCVGACVLGREHRPIAIGRLQRYATDFVFDNDIPVFEPGPDTGKSVAVIGAGPAGLSAAGELAKRGVRATVFERKELGGGLSTYGIVVFREPTQVALDEVEFVRKLGVEVRTGVEIGRDVTAQQLLNDYDAVVLAAGTGRVPDLDVPGEDLRGVVEALPFIAATKMADKDGLEALNAIEVGNEVIVVGAGNTAIDAATVAKRLGAERVTMLYRRSREEMGAYDFEVDFVRSEGVDIRFQTQPVEFIGENGRLRAVRCVRTRLGEPDEDGRRRPETVPGSEFLLPADQVIKAIGQEKLIALYDAVGVDHVGGYVKTDDELRTSNPKVFGAGDCVRATGHALTVTAAEDGKIVARAIAKQLGLPEPESAPGATRGRFLHETVNEFGRIHG, from the coding sequence ATGGAGCAACACGAGTTGTCGCTGGCGCAGCTACAGGACTCTTTCTCCGAGACCTATCCGCGCTACACGAAGAACGAAGCCACCGTGGAGGCCGACCGCTGCCTGTACTGCTTCGACGCCCCCTGCATAAAGGCGTGCCCCACGAGCATCGACGTTCCCACCTTCATCCGCCAGATAGCCAACGACAACCTGCTGGGCGCCGCTACGACCATCCTCGAGTCGAACCTCATGGGTCACTCGTGCGGCCGCGTTTGCCCGGTGGACGAGCTCTGCGTCGGCGCCTGCGTGCTCGGACGGGAACACCGCCCCATCGCCATCGGCCGGCTGCAGCGCTACGCCACCGACTTCGTCTTCGACAACGACATCCCGGTGTTCGAGCCCGGGCCCGACACGGGCAAGAGCGTGGCCGTCATCGGCGCGGGCCCGGCGGGCCTAAGCGCCGCCGGCGAGCTGGCCAAGCGCGGCGTTCGGGCCACCGTCTTCGAGCGTAAGGAGCTGGGCGGCGGCCTCTCCACCTACGGCATCGTCGTCTTCCGCGAGCCCACCCAGGTGGCCCTGGACGAGGTCGAGTTCGTAAGGAAGCTCGGGGTCGAGGTTCGCACCGGGGTAGAGATAGGGCGCGACGTCACCGCCCAGCAGCTGCTCAACGATTACGACGCCGTGGTATTGGCCGCCGGCACCGGCCGCGTGCCCGACCTGGACGTTCCGGGCGAGGACCTACGGGGCGTCGTCGAGGCCCTGCCGTTCATCGCGGCAACCAAGATGGCCGACAAGGACGGCCTGGAGGCCCTGAACGCCATCGAGGTCGGCAACGAGGTCATCGTGGTGGGTGCCGGCAACACCGCCATCGACGCCGCCACGGTCGCCAAGCGCTTGGGCGCCGAGCGCGTGACCATGCTCTACCGCCGCAGCCGCGAGGAGATGGGCGCGTACGACTTCGAGGTCGACTTCGTCCGCAGCGAAGGCGTCGACATCAGGTTCCAGACCCAGCCCGTGGAGTTCATCGGGGAGAACGGCAGACTAAGGGCCGTGCGCTGCGTGCGCACGCGCCTGGGCGAGCCAGACGAGGACGGTCGGCGCCGGCCGGAGACCGTTCCCGGCAGCGAGTTCCTGCTTCCCGCCGATCAGGTCATCAAGGCGATCGGGCAGGAGAAGCTCATCGCGCTCTACGACGCGGTGGGTGTCGACCACGTTGGTGGTTACGTGAAGACCGACGACGAGCTGCGCACCAGCAACCCCAAGGTGTTCGGCGCCGGCGACTGCGTGCGCGCAACCGGCCACGCCCTCACCGTCACGGCGGCAGAGGACGGCAAGATCGTCGCCCGCGCCATCGCCAAGCAGCTCGGCCTGCCCGAGCCCGAGAGCGCCCCGGGCGCCACCCGCGGCCGTTTCCTTCACGAGACAGTCAACGAGTTCGGGAGGATCCATGGCTGA
- the preA gene encoding NAD-dependent dihydropyrimidine dehydrogenase subunit PreA, with protein sequence MADLTTDFAGIKSPNPFWLASAPPTNSAYQINKAFEYGWGGAVWKTIGDPVLNVCNRYGAFEYAGNRLVAINNVELISDRPIEVNLREIREVKKLWPDRAVIVSAMVSSNEAAWKQVVQQIEDTGADGIELNYGCPHGMSERGMGAAVGQVPEYCEMITGWVTAAASIPVIVKLTPNVTNIVPPAHAAINAGADGISLINTINSIAGVDLDSFELRPNVGGKGSHGGYAGPAARPIALHLLSQVAADPKYQAAGIPISGMGGIETWRDAAEFVLLGSTSLQVCTAVMHYGFRIIHELCDGLSNWLDDKGAASLGEVVGASVSRISNFGDFDLSFKSVAVIDEDKCIQCNLCYVACDEGAHQCIDLTADGVRVDPATYTGSALLQPIVREEDCVGCDLCSLVCPVDACITMVERPPERAPVTWNELTRTRPEVTTDWDAMIAYRKEVGIEIH encoded by the coding sequence ATGGCTGACCTGACTACCGACTTCGCGGGGATAAAGAGCCCGAACCCCTTCTGGCTCGCGTCGGCCCCGCCGACCAACTCCGCCTATCAGATCAACAAGGCCTTCGAGTACGGTTGGGGCGGCGCCGTGTGGAAGACGATCGGCGACCCCGTCCTTAACGTCTGCAACCGTTACGGCGCCTTCGAGTACGCCGGCAACCGTCTCGTGGCCATCAACAACGTCGAACTCATCTCCGACCGCCCCATCGAAGTGAACCTGCGCGAGATCCGCGAGGTCAAGAAGCTTTGGCCCGACAGGGCCGTGATCGTCTCGGCCATGGTCTCCAGCAACGAGGCGGCCTGGAAGCAGGTCGTGCAGCAGATCGAGGACACGGGTGCCGACGGCATCGAGCTCAACTACGGCTGCCCGCACGGCATGAGCGAGCGCGGCATGGGTGCCGCCGTCGGACAGGTGCCCGAGTACTGCGAGATGATCACCGGTTGGGTGACCGCGGCCGCGAGCATCCCCGTGATCGTGAAGCTCACTCCCAACGTCACCAACATCGTGCCGCCGGCTCACGCGGCCATCAACGCCGGCGCCGACGGCATCTCACTCATCAACACCATCAACTCGATCGCCGGCGTCGACCTCGACAGCTTCGAGTTGAGGCCCAACGTGGGCGGCAAGGGCAGCCACGGCGGTTACGCGGGGCCTGCGGCTCGCCCCATCGCACTGCACCTGCTCTCGCAGGTGGCTGCGGACCCCAAGTACCAGGCTGCCGGTATCCCGATCTCGGGCATGGGCGGCATCGAGACGTGGCGCGACGCGGCCGAGTTCGTCCTCCTGGGTTCGACCAGCCTCCAGGTCTGCACGGCCGTCATGCATTACGGCTTCCGGATCATCCACGAACTGTGTGACGGGCTGTCCAACTGGCTTGACGACAAGGGCGCCGCCTCGCTCGGTGAGGTCGTGGGCGCGTCGGTAAGCCGCATCAGCAACTTCGGCGACTTCGACCTCTCGTTCAAGTCGGTGGCCGTCATCGACGAGGACAAGTGCATCCAGTGCAACCTCTGCTACGTGGCCTGCGACGAGGGCGCACACCAGTGCATAGACCTGACGGCCGACGGCGTGCGCGTGGATCCAGCTACCTACACGGGCAGCGCCCTGCTCCAGCCGATAGTGCGCGAGGAGGACTGCGTGGGTTGCGACCTCTGCAGCCTCGTGTGCCCCGTGGATGCGTGCATCACCATGGTCGAGCGGCCGCCCGAGCGCGCGCCCGTGACGTGGAACGAACTCACGCGCACTCGGCCGGAAGTGACCACCGATTGGGACGCGATGATCGCCTACCGCAAGGAAGTCGGCATCGAGATCCACTGA
- the hydA gene encoding dihydropyrimidinase, whose product MSLLIKNGEIVTAASRMRADIYCEDETITRIGQKLDAPAGAQVIDATGKYVFPGFIDPHVHIHLPFMGTVTKDTHRTGSQAALVGGTTTFIEMMAPNRQEDLMKGYRHWNELAGGNSACDYTFHVGVTKFDDQTEAQLREIVQDGMTSFKVFLAYKGFFGVNDEELFKALTLAKELGVRVTAHCENDELVAQLQAQLLAAGKTGPEWHEPSRPERVEADGTSHFAAFLEITGAKGYVVHLSCAPALEAALAAKERGVDIAIECVVPHLVLDKSYAERPDFEGAKYVMSPPLRDKRNQEPLWHALNAGLVDTVATDHAPFDFKGQKDMGRGDFTKIPNGIPTIEDRVNLLYTYGVSRGRLSLERFVSAASTRAAQLFDLYPRKGTIAVGSDADLVVYDPTFRGRISAETQTMNVDYSGFEGVEIDGRPSVVTVRGQVAVQDGKFVGDPGRGKLLRRTPTK is encoded by the coding sequence GTGAGCCTGCTTATCAAGAACGGCGAGATTGTGACGGCGGCCTCCCGCATGCGGGCGGACATATATTGCGAGGACGAGACCATCACGCGGATAGGCCAGAAACTGGACGCCCCGGCCGGCGCCCAGGTGATAGACGCTACCGGCAAGTACGTATTTCCAGGTTTCATCGACCCACACGTGCATATTCACTTGCCGTTCATGGGCACCGTCACCAAGGACACCCACCGCACGGGCAGCCAGGCCGCACTGGTGGGCGGCACGACGACGTTCATCGAGATGATGGCGCCCAACCGGCAGGAAGACCTCATGAAGGGCTACCGCCACTGGAACGAGCTGGCCGGGGGTAACAGCGCCTGCGATTACACGTTCCACGTCGGCGTCACCAAGTTCGACGACCAGACCGAGGCGCAACTGCGCGAGATCGTGCAAGACGGCATGACCTCTTTCAAGGTCTTCCTCGCCTACAAGGGCTTCTTCGGAGTCAACGACGAGGAGCTCTTCAAAGCCCTCACCTTGGCCAAGGAGCTAGGCGTCCGGGTAACGGCCCACTGCGAGAACGACGAACTCGTGGCGCAACTGCAGGCACAGCTCCTTGCGGCGGGCAAGACGGGCCCCGAGTGGCACGAGCCATCGCGCCCCGAGCGCGTGGAGGCCGACGGCACCAGCCACTTCGCGGCCTTCCTCGAGATCACCGGTGCCAAAGGCTACGTGGTGCACCTCAGCTGCGCTCCGGCGCTCGAGGCGGCCCTGGCGGCCAAGGAGCGCGGTGTGGACATCGCCATCGAGTGCGTGGTGCCGCACCTCGTCCTCGACAAGTCGTACGCCGAACGCCCCGATTTCGAGGGCGCCAAGTACGTCATGTCGCCACCATTGAGAGACAAGCGCAACCAGGAACCCCTGTGGCACGCGCTCAACGCAGGGCTCGTCGACACGGTGGCCACCGACCATGCGCCCTTCGACTTCAAGGGTCAGAAGGACATGGGCCGCGGCGACTTCACCAAGATCCCGAACGGCATACCCACCATCGAGGACCGCGTGAACCTCCTCTACACGTACGGCGTGAGCCGCGGGCGGCTCTCGCTGGAGCGCTTCGTAAGTGCGGCCAGCACCCGCGCCGCTCAACTCTTCGACCTCTACCCCCGAAAGGGCACGATCGCGGTCGGCTCGGACGCCGACCTCGTGGTGTACGACCCCACCTTCCGGGGCCGCATCAGCGCCGAGACTCAGACCATGAACGTCGACTACTCGGGTTTCGAGGGCGTCGAGATCGACGGGCGCCCCAGCGTGGTGACCGTCCGTGGTCAGGTAGCCGTCCAAGACGGCAAGTTCGTGGGCGACCCGGGGCGCGGCAAGCTGCTGCGGCGCACGCCGACGAAGTAG
- a CDS encoding ABC transporter ATP-binding protein: MTEAPAIIEVEGVSKLFRVGKTEAVALQDADLQVADGQFVSLIGPSGCGKTTLMRLVADLIEPTSGRITVAGKTPKEARASREYGYVFQAPALYDWRNVLSNVMLPLEIMGYSKAKRRARAEEMLEMVGLESFHRSYPWQLSGGMQQRVSIARALAFDPKLLLMDEPFGALDEITREAMNFELLRLWSQTKKTVVFVTHSIAEAVFLSSHVVVMTARPGRISETIEVDLPYPRGTETRESERFFDLTTRVREALREGKEGAEVAAPGPERRPVAKAGY; this comes from the coding sequence GTGACCGAGGCCCCCGCAATCATCGAAGTCGAAGGCGTCAGTAAACTCTTCCGTGTCGGCAAGACCGAGGCGGTGGCGTTACAAGACGCCGATCTGCAAGTAGCCGACGGGCAGTTCGTGAGCCTGATCGGACCATCCGGCTGCGGTAAGACCACACTGATGCGGCTCGTGGCGGACCTGATAGAGCCCACCAGCGGCCGCATCACGGTGGCGGGCAAGACGCCCAAGGAGGCGCGGGCCTCGCGCGAGTACGGCTACGTCTTCCAGGCGCCCGCCCTGTATGACTGGCGCAACGTACTCAGCAACGTCATGCTGCCCCTCGAGATCATGGGGTACTCCAAGGCCAAGCGCCGTGCGCGGGCCGAGGAGATGCTCGAGATGGTGGGTCTCGAGAGCTTCCACCGCTCCTACCCCTGGCAGTTGTCGGGCGGCATGCAGCAACGCGTCTCGATAGCCAGGGCTCTCGCCTTCGACCCCAAGCTGCTGCTGATGGACGAGCCCTTCGGCGCCCTCGACGAGATCACGCGCGAGGCGATGAACTTCGAACTCCTGAGGCTGTGGAGCCAGACGAAGAAGACGGTCGTGTTCGTCACGCACTCCATCGCCGAGGCGGTCTTCCTCTCCTCTCACGTCGTCGTGATGACGGCCCGGCCCGGGCGGATCAGCGAGACGATCGAGGTCGACCTCCCCTACCCGCGAGGCACGGAGACGCGCGAGAGCGAGCGTTTCTTCGACCTGACGACGCGCGTGCGCGAGGCGTTGCGCGAGGGCAAGGAGGGTGCGGAGGTCGCTGCGCCCGGCCCCGAGCGCCGCCCGGTGGCCAAGGCAGGGTACTGA
- a CDS encoding ABC transporter permease subunit: MAAAVPTASPRGKGRLAAALPVVAVAAIAIALMYPLALLLGLPLAKLRMDNVANWVRLVSAPHALAQAPSDPAAGAAAGTRLAFGGVGPDSSAERSVLVYGGEPLSARFDLIDGELVLEDALPGPLLEWGSALTPAGGGGLIYRLPEGASVEQALYLNGRLLLPGVSLAVERPDGVLNSFTFPDAESGPVLVNDKVLLEGEGFEAEGKHVTLDAPAPFNAVVSRVNGDYAPVDPATGTIVLAEPSGVAPRVADRQLSLGELLVGAVDGSNRVFQLQHVPLVESDPERRIMLDGAELSSAAERPQERVDGERATFTFAGDRGVVTVGGVEVLEGKDFTRSGNQITFTTRPARNAALRQYPDYLVSDPANGTITLATPPQPGSALWAASYTYYDHPACGATEFECFLTMPQHPMPFPHWIAKRIGPFLTAYPLTDSRNVVRATLYTAGGTLTALLFGGIFGVLLAILFVAIRPLESALLPWVIASQTVPIIALVPVLVLLLGKAGVTVQTSLVPAALVGAYIAFFPVTVGTVTGLRAVDPLSIDLMKSYAASPFQLFWKVRFPAAVPYLFISLKLGAAAALVGALVAETESNNRLGLGYAIVGQVQAGNVSDVWILLLISAALGITLVAIVGLFQRFIAPWELR, translated from the coding sequence GTGGCGGCCGCCGTCCCTACGGCCTCGCCCCGCGGCAAAGGCCGCCTGGCGGCGGCGCTGCCCGTCGTGGCGGTTGCGGCCATCGCGATCGCCCTCATGTACCCGCTGGCCCTCCTGCTGGGCCTGCCGTTGGCCAAGCTGCGCATGGACAACGTCGCGAACTGGGTAAGGCTCGTCTCGGCGCCCCACGCCCTGGCGCAGGCGCCCAGCGACCCCGCTGCCGGCGCGGCGGCCGGCACTCGGCTGGCGTTCGGTGGGGTCGGTCCGGACTCGAGCGCCGAGCGCTCCGTGCTCGTGTACGGGGGCGAGCCCCTGAGCGCGCGCTTCGACCTCATCGATGGAGAACTCGTGCTCGAGGACGCACTGCCGGGGCCACTCCTCGAATGGGGGTCCGCCCTCACCCCCGCGGGCGGTGGCGGGCTGATCTACCGGTTGCCCGAAGGCGCGAGCGTGGAGCAGGCGCTCTACCTGAACGGCCGGCTGTTGCTTCCCGGCGTCAGCCTGGCCGTGGAGCGGCCCGACGGCGTGCTGAACAGCTTCACGTTTCCAGACGCGGAGAGCGGTCCCGTCCTGGTGAACGACAAGGTCCTGCTGGAGGGTGAGGGGTTCGAGGCCGAGGGCAAACACGTTACCCTTGACGCCCCGGCACCTTTCAACGCCGTCGTCAGCCGCGTGAACGGCGACTACGCGCCGGTGGACCCGGCTACCGGCACCATCGTGCTGGCCGAGCCCTCGGGTGTCGCACCTCGCGTTGCCGACAGACAGCTGTCGCTGGGGGAACTCCTCGTGGGCGCGGTCGACGGCTCTAACCGGGTCTTCCAGTTGCAGCACGTTCCGCTGGTGGAGTCCGACCCCGAGCGCCGCATCATGCTCGACGGCGCCGAGCTGTCGTCCGCTGCCGAGCGACCTCAGGAGCGCGTCGACGGTGAGCGCGCCACTTTCACGTTCGCGGGCGATCGGGGCGTGGTCACCGTCGGTGGGGTCGAGGTCCTGGAGGGGAAGGATTTCACGCGCTCCGGCAACCAGATCACCTTCACTACCAGGCCGGCCCGTAACGCCGCGCTCAGGCAGTACCCCGATTACCTGGTCAGCGACCCGGCCAACGGCACCATCACGCTGGCAACGCCGCCGCAACCGGGCAGCGCGCTCTGGGCGGCCTCGTACACCTACTACGACCACCCCGCTTGTGGCGCTACCGAGTTCGAGTGCTTCCTCACGATGCCTCAGCACCCGATGCCGTTCCCGCACTGGATCGCCAAGCGCATCGGGCCGTTCCTCACCGCGTACCCGCTCACCGACTCCCGCAACGTGGTGAGAGCCACCCTCTACACGGCCGGTGGCACCCTGACGGCGCTACTCTTCGGCGGCATCTTCGGCGTGCTCCTCGCCATCTTGTTCGTGGCCATCCGGCCGCTCGAGAGTGCGCTTCTACCGTGGGTGATCGCTTCTCAGACGGTGCCGATAATCGCGCTCGTGCCCGTGCTCGTGCTCCTGTTGGGCAAGGCCGGGGTGACGGTGCAGACGAGCCTCGTACCGGCCGCCCTGGTCGGCGCCTACATCGCCTTCTTCCCCGTCACGGTGGGCACCGTGACGGGCCTGCGGGCCGTGGATCCCCTCTCCATCGACCTCATGAAGAGCTACGCGGCGTCGCCGTTCCAGCTCTTCTGGAAGGTCAGGTTCCCGGCGGCCGTTCCCTACCTCTTCATCAGCCTCAAGCTCGGCGCGGCGGCGGCGTTGGTGGGGGCGTTGGTCGCCGAAACCGAGTCGAACAACAGGCTAGGCCTGGGCTACGCCATCGTCGGGCAGGTGCAGGCCGGAAACGTCTCCGACGTCTGGATCTTGCTGCTCATCTCGGCCGCTCTCGGGATCACCCTCGTGGCCATAGTGGGCCTGTTCCAACGTTTCATAGCGCCATGGGAGCTCAGATGA
- a CDS encoding ABC transporter permease produces the protein MGAQMMGVEADGVRTAVPGASQAAWRPHWPTLALLVIALAGLAGPFESGAGAYLLTDSGGPLISGLALLVLLGAAVLPAAWGGPWTVPIATPLALLAGFLAMLGQRSLPGAADWGYWLTLVGSLAAAATAAGRISVIELESDAPRWQHRLQGLVPAATVAFLVLLVWEGLVVGSRVPKGIFPRVSDIWAALLGTWRVLLADAYLTFVREVLFGFAVGLTTGFLVGSAIAFSRFLQRGFLPLATAFGAVPIVGLAPVLGRALGVDWESKAAVVVIVTFFPVVLNTVQGLTLVDPLKLELLRSYAAGPLKVFFSLRVPNALPYLFNALKVAVVIGIVSVIVAEFLIPGPPNGLGQRISLSAHRGAFDVVFAAIFVSSVISMALYATITLLERVLTAWHPSTRGS, from the coding sequence ATGGGAGCTCAGATGATGGGCGTGGAGGCGGACGGCGTGCGCACCGCGGTCCCTGGGGCTTCGCAAGCGGCGTGGCGGCCTCACTGGCCGACGCTCGCGCTGTTGGTGATCGCGCTGGCGGGCCTGGCCGGGCCGTTCGAGTCCGGAGCGGGAGCGTACCTGTTGACCGACTCCGGCGGGCCCCTGATCAGCGGTCTGGCGCTGCTGGTGTTGCTCGGCGCGGCCGTCCTGCCGGCGGCCTGGGGCGGGCCGTGGACGGTGCCGATCGCCACCCCCCTGGCGCTCCTGGCTGGCTTCCTCGCCATGCTCGGGCAACGCTCGCTGCCTGGCGCCGCCGATTGGGGCTATTGGCTCACGCTCGTAGGCAGCCTGGCGGCGGCGGCCACGGCGGCCGGCCGCATAAGCGTCATCGAGCTCGAGAGCGACGCACCCCGCTGGCAGCACAGGCTCCAGGGGCTCGTGCCGGCCGCCACCGTGGCGTTCCTGGTCCTCCTGGTCTGGGAGGGCCTCGTGGTCGGTTCGCGGGTGCCCAAGGGCATCTTCCCGCGCGTAAGCGACATCTGGGCCGCTCTGCTTGGAACCTGGCGCGTGCTGCTAGCCGACGCCTACCTCACGTTCGTCAGGGAGGTCCTCTTCGGTTTCGCCGTGGGGCTCACGACCGGCTTCCTGGTGGGCAGCGCCATTGCCTTCAGCCGCTTCCTGCAGCGCGGGTTCCTGCCGCTGGCCACGGCGTTCGGCGCCGTACCCATCGTGGGGCTGGCGCCGGTACTCGGCCGCGCCCTCGGCGTGGACTGGGAGTCGAAGGCTGCCGTGGTCGTGATCGTGACGTTCTTCCCGGTCGTCCTCAACACGGTGCAGGGCCTCACGCTCGTGGACCCGCTGAAGTTGGAGCTGCTGCGTTCGTACGCCGCAGGGCCCCTGAAGGTGTTCTTCTCGCTGCGCGTACCGAACGCCCTGCCGTACCTGTTCAACGCCCTCAAGGTGGCCGTGGTGATCGGCATCGTCAGCGTGATCGTCGCCGAGTTCCTCATCCCGGGTCCTCCGAACGGGCTTGGGCAGCGCATCAGCCTGTCCGCGCACCGTGGCGCTTTCGACGTCGTGTTCGCAGCGATCTTCGTCTCCAGCGTCATCTCGATGGCGTTGTACGCCACCATCACACTATTGGAGCGCGTGCTCACGGCTTGGCACCCGTCCACGAGGGGGTCATGA
- a CDS encoding ABC transporter substrate-binding protein: MKRILYALTALLLLSVPVGMAQNLIPVNFQSKWFPQAQFAGYFVAQDKGFYAEEGLDVTVLDGGNVNPTVAVASGNADFGTDWLANILVQREQGLNVVYIGQMFQVAGYRLVALKSSGIETFADMAGRKVGVWAFGNEFATEAVFAKAGLTSSLDPTISNPDVEAVVYAFDPGLVFPNEVDVASAMTYNELDQIVGLGYDLSVLNVLNPADIGADILEDGVFANADVLATDNFKGSGLTGKEVAERFLRASIRGWQYAVDNQEEAVNIVLKSCGDTCAGSGSRQSPLIHQTWMMAETGKLVKPTPDTAVGSIDRADFERSVQLLVDVGLIKTPYTWDELVDPSIYDAIK, translated from the coding sequence ATGAAACGAATTCTGTACGCCCTTACCGCCCTGCTTCTCTTGTCCGTGCCCGTGGGGATGGCGCAGAACCTCATCCCCGTCAACTTCCAGTCGAAGTGGTTCCCGCAAGCGCAGTTCGCGGGGTACTTCGTGGCACAAGACAAGGGCTTCTACGCCGAGGAGGGACTGGACGTCACCGTGCTGGATGGCGGCAACGTCAACCCCACGGTGGCGGTGGCCTCGGGTAACGCCGACTTCGGGACGGACTGGTTGGCCAACATCCTCGTGCAACGCGAGCAGGGTCTGAACGTCGTGTACATCGGACAGATGTTCCAGGTGGCCGGCTACCGCCTCGTGGCCCTCAAGAGCTCCGGCATCGAGACGTTCGCCGACATGGCGGGCCGCAAGGTCGGGGTGTGGGCCTTCGGGAACGAGTTCGCGACGGAGGCGGTCTTCGCCAAGGCCGGGCTGACGTCGAGCCTCGACCCCACCATCTCGAACCCCGACGTCGAGGCCGTCGTGTACGCCTTCGACCCCGGCCTGGTGTTCCCCAACGAGGTCGACGTGGCCAGCGCCATGACCTACAACGAGCTCGACCAGATCGTCGGGCTCGGTTATGACCTTTCGGTCCTGAACGTGCTGAACCCGGCCGACATCGGCGCCGACATCCTCGAGGACGGCGTCTTCGCGAACGCCGACGTGCTGGCGACGGACAACTTCAAGGGCTCCGGCCTGACGGGCAAGGAGGTGGCGGAGCGCTTCCTGCGCGCGTCCATCCGCGGGTGGCAGTACGCCGTCGATAACCAGGAAGAGGCCGTCAACATCGTCCTCAAGTCCTGTGGTGATACGTGCGCCGGCTCCGGCAGCCGCCAGAGCCCCCTCATCCACCAGACCTGGATGATGGCCGAGACCGGCAAGCTCGTGAAGCCCACCCCCGACACGGCCGTGGGTTCGATAGACCGCGCCGACTTCGAACGCTCGGTCCAGCTCCTCGTAGACGTGGGGCTGATCAAGACCCCTTACACTTGGGACGAGCTCGTCGATCCGAGCATCTACGACGCCATAAAGTAG